A section of the Penaeus chinensis breed Huanghai No. 1 chromosome 17, ASM1920278v2, whole genome shotgun sequence genome encodes:
- the LOC125034267 gene encoding calphotin-like, with translation MLAIVVFAVVAAVQVECAPSQLWPAAQKPSSFAPTKKPIFGAKEAPSKVDSALANQQAYEQFINTWLQQASLTLNRPDLLKFLKPIAPAAAAPTPAPAPAPAIGQSVVPSLAEPKVAVALEEVVPLVAAGEAPAEPSLSPADAFAEAQDVAAPAEDLPFFQDALVAGEAEVGPVELSPVPVLPEVLAGTPEPEVVPVAAEAEVVPVAAEVEVVPVAAEVEVVPVAAEAEVVPVAAEAEVVPVAAEAEVVPVAAEAEVVPVAAEAEVVPVAAEAEVLPVAAEAEVVPVIEFIPVAAEAETQGIPVEAEPSPVAVEAEVVLEPLVAAEALPSLAELDDSAVLLATEAPLPLFPLVPESVAEEPRQESAPTARSFSSVNRALEVSPAEEPTAVAQPASAVHQAAPVTHPAFPGAVFFPSVVKPVRLAPMPASSGAVTTQGLTYTLQFFPTQDRSHYFVSTRLGS, from the exons ATGTTGGCCATA GTAGTGTTTGCCGTCGTAGCCGCCGTGCAGGTGGAGTGCGCGCCCAGCCAGCTGTGGCCAGCCGCCCAGAAGCCGTCTTCTTTCGCGCCGACCAAGAAGCCCATCTTCGGGGCCAAGGAAGCGCCGTCGAAGGTGGACAGCGCCCTAGCCAACCAGCAAGCCTACGAGCAGTTCATCAACACGTGGCTTCAGCAGGCGAGTCTTACTCTCAACCGGCCGGATCTCCTGAAGTTCCTGAAGCCGATCGCACCGGCCGCCGCCGCCCCGACGCCAGCTCCTGCGCCCGCGCCTGCCATCGGGCAAAGCGTCGTCCCCAGCCTCGCTGAACCAAAGGTCGCTGTCGCGCTGGAGGAGGTCGTCCCGTTGGTGGCTGCTGGAGAGGCGCCCGCTGAGCCATCTCTGTCCCCTGCCGACGCCTTTGCTGAGGCACAGGACGTCGCTGCCCCTGCCGAAGATCTGCCCTTCTTCCAGGATGCGCTGGTGGCTGGCGAAGCCGAGGTGGGCCCCGTCGAGTTGAGTCCAGTGCCCGTCCTGCCCGAGGTTCTCGCTGGGACTCCCGAGCCCGAAGTCGTCCCCGTGGCCGCTGAAGCCGAGGTCGTCCCTGTGGCCGCTGAAGTCGAAGTCGTCCCTGTGGCCGCTGAAGTCGAAGTCGTCCCTGTGGCCGCTGAAGCCGAGGTCGTCCCTGTGGCCGCTGAAGCCGAGGTCGTCCCTGTAGCCGCTGAAGCCGAGGTCGTCCCTGTGGCTGCTGAAGCCGAGGTCGTCCCTGTGGCCGCTGAAGCCGAGGTCGTCCCTGTGGCTGCTGAAGCCGAGGTCCTCCCTGTGGCCGCTGAAGCCGAGGTCGTCCCTGTGATCGAGTTCATCCCCGTGGCCGCTGAAGCCGAGACTCAAGGCATCCCAGTTGAGGCTGAGCCGAGCCCCGTGGCCGTCGAGGCTGAGGTCGTTCTCGAGCCCCTGGTGGCGGCCGAGGCCCTCCCGTCGCTGGCAGAGCTGGACGACAGCGCCGTCctcctcgccaccgaagccccccTGCCCCTTTTCCCCCTCGTCCCCGAGTCCGTCGCCGAGGAGCCCCGGCAGGAGTCCGCCCCAACAGCCAGGAGTTTCAGCTCCGTGAACCGCGCGCTGGAAGTGTCCCCAGCGGAAGAGCCGACGGCAGTGGCCCAGCCAGCTTCGGCAGTACACCAGGCTGCCCCTGTTACGCACCCTGCCTTCCCCGGCGCCGTCTTCTTCCCCAGCGTGGTCAAGCCTGTCCGTCTGGCCCCTATGCCGGCGTCCAGCGGGGCCGTGACCACCCAGGGCCTCACCTACACCCTACAGTTCTTCCCGACGCAGGACCGTTCGCACTACTTCGTCTCCACCAGGCTCGGTAGCTGA